Sequence from the Granulicella sp. L56 genome:
TTGGCGGTGGAATGCACGCAGGCGCCATCGAAATCTGGACGGACGTCAATGGAATCATGACGACCGATCCTCGCATCTGCCCGGATGCGCTTCGCGTCAAGACGATCAGCTTTGAAGAGGCGGCGGAACTGGCCTACTTCGGGGCGAAGGTGTTGCATCCCGCCACGATTCTTCCTGCCGTCCAGAAGAGCATTCCCGTCTGGGTGTTGAACTCGCGTAATGCCGAGAACGAAGGCACCAAGATCACTGCCATGGCTCCGAAGTGCGCCAGTCCCTTCAAAAGCATTGCGGCGAAGAAACGGCTGACCATCATCGATGTCGTCGCCAGCCGGATGTTGATGTCGCACGGATATCTCAAGGCCGTCTTCGACGTCTTCGATAAGTACAAGTGCGCGATTGACATGGTTTCGACCAGCGAGGTGAGCATCTCGTTGACGGTGGACTCGAATGAGAAGCTGCCGGAGATCTGCGAAGAGCTGGGCAGGATCGCAGACGTAAAATACGAAGGCCGCAAGGCGCTGGTATGCCTGGTGGGCGAGGATATTCGCGGCCACAACGGCATCGCCGGACAGGTCTTCAGCGCGGTCAGCCACATCAACGTGCGAATGATCTCTCAGGGCGCAAGCGAGATCAACATGAGCTTCATGATCGACGAGGAAGATGTCGAAGAGGCCGTGCGCAGCCTGCACAAGCAATTCTTCGCCGATCCGGACGAGACCGTTTTTGATGTGGCGGCTCGTGTTCCAGTTGCAGTCAAAGCGTAAGAGAGGAACACATGCGGATATTGGTCTTAGGACAGGGCAAGACGGGAAAACTGGTAGCCGCAATCGCAGCGGAACGCGGTCACGGAGTCCATGTGCTGGACGCCAAGGAAAATGCGAATGCATCCGCGCTGACTCCACCTTTTGTTGCTGGGTTCGATGTTGTCATTGACTTTACTGCGCCGGAAGCTGTGGGGCAGAACATGCGTGCCTGCCTCGCGACGGGCGCGAAGATGGTGATCGGCACAACTGGCTGGTATGACAAACTGCCCGACATGAAGGCCCTTGCGGACCGCAAGCAGGCGGGTCTGTTATACGGGACAAATTTTTCCATCGGCGTTCAGGTGTTATTTCAGTTGGCAGCAAAACTAGGCGAGTCACTGAAGAATGCCGGGTACCAGTTTTCGATTGAGGAAACGCATCACGTCACCAAACTGGATTCGCCCAGTGGAACCGCGATCACGCTGGCGACAGTCGTAGAAACGGCTTCGGGCTACCAGAAAGTTCCTATCGAATCGAAGCGCGAAGGCGATGCTCCCGGCACCCATGTTCTCGTAGCGCAGAGCGATGCGGACAGGCTTACGCTGACCCACGAGTCGTTCTCGCGGCGTGGATTCGCCGAAGGCGCAGTGCGCGCAGCCGAGTGGCTTTCGTCTCGCAAAGGCTGCTACGACTTTCAAAATATTTATACGCAGATTTAGGTCTGCATCGAATCGGGGAATGCCATGAGCACAATGGAAGCAGTAACAGCGAAGTTTGCGGATTTAGCGTTTGACCAGAAGCTGGACCGACTGGCTGAAGTAGCTGTAAAGGTTGGGTTGGGGCTGCGCGCGGGTCAGGAACTCATCATGTCTGCGCCCATGGAAGCGCTGCCGCTGGTGCGGCGCATCACAGAACATGCTTACAAAGCTGGCGCGTTGCTGGTGACGACATTTTATGGCGATGATCCGTCGGTGCTCGCCCGGTTTGCCTATGCTCCTGATGCCAGCTTCGACTACGCGCCGAAGTGGTTGCAGGATGGCATAGCCGAGGGATTCCGAAGCGGAGCAGCACGGCTAGCTATTGCGGGGGCGAATCCTGCGCTGCTGGCAAAGCAGGATCCGGCGAAGGTGGCACGGGCGAATGTTGCGGCCTCAAAGGCAGGCAAGCCTGCGATGGAGTTGATTACCCGCCATGAGATCAACTGGACGATCATTGCCTATGCGACGCCGGAGTGGGCAAAGCTGGTGTTTCCGAATGATCCCGAAGATGTCGCCGTCGCTAAGTTGTGGGAGGCGATCTTTGTTGCCTCGCGCATCAATGCGGACGATCCGGTCGTCGAGTGGCAGCAGCATGGCGAACGCTTGAAGAAGCGCGTCGATCTGCTGAATGCAAAACGCTTCTCTGCCCTTCATTTCAAGGGGCCCGGAACGGACCTGACTGTTGGACTGGCTGACGATCATCTTTGGGCTGGTGGTGGAACGACCGCCGGAAACGGCGTCTATTGCCAGCCCAATATTCCTACCGAGGAGTGCTTCACGACTTCGCACATGAATCGCGCGAATGGGACGGTGCGGGCGTCGAAGCCGCTCTCGCATCAGGGCACCCTGATTGAAAATATTACGGTGCGGTTTGACGGCGGAAAAATCGTAGAAGCGACCGCAACGGCTGGTGAGGACGTGCTCAACCGGTTGATCAGCACGGACGATGGCGCAAGGCGGTTGGGAGAGGTGGCGCTGGTGCCTCATTCCTCGCCGATTGCGCAGAGCGGTGTGCTCTTCTGGAACACCTTGTTCGACGAAAATGCCGCAAGCCACATTGCATTGGGACAAGCGTATTCGACCTGCCTGATTGGCGGCGAAAAGATGGACGCGGAAGAGCTGGCCAAGCGCGGCGCGAATGCCAGCCTGATCCATGTGGACTGGATGATCGGTTCCGGGGCGATGGATGTAGATGGCATCGCTGCGGATGGAACGGCTGAACCGTTGATGCGTAAGGGCGAGTGGGTGTAGTTAACCCGCATTCACAACAGCAATCACAAGCGAAGACAAGGTAAACTGCAACCACTATGGAACTGATGGGATGTGGAACGGCGCTGGTCACTCCTTTTCGCAAGGATGGCGGCGTAGATGAGCCTGCGCTTCATGCGCTGGTGAACTGGCAGATCGAGAGCGGAATTGATTTTCTGGTTCCCTGCGGCACTACCGGCGAGGCTTCGACTCTGACCGAAGCTGAGTGGCTTCGCGTCATCGAGTTGGTGGTTGCGACCACGGCAGGACGAGTTCCGGTGTTTGCCGGGTGTACGCATAATGCGACCCATGAAGCTGTAGCCAAGGCGCGGAAGCTGGCACAGGTTCATGGGCTCACAGGAATCTTAACGGCGAATCCTTATTACAATCGCCCGGGACAAGAGGGGCAGTATCAACACTTCAGGGCAGTCGCCGAAGCGGTGGACCTGCCAGTCCTGCTCTACAACATTCCGGGGCGAACGGGCGCGAATCTGGAGCCGGCTACCGTGTTGAGGTTAGCGGAGTTGCCCAACGTCATTGGCATCAAGGAATCCAGCGGAAATCTGGCGCAAATTACTGAGCTGCTAACTACGGCTCCGCGGAATTTTAAGGTCTTTGCCGGAGATGATGGAATTGCGTTGCCGGTAATTTCCCTGGGCGGAAGCGGATTGATTTCGGTGGCCTCCAATGCCATTCCGGGGCAGATGTCGCGGATGATTGGGGCAGCCATGGAGAACGATTGGGTGGGCGCGCGGCGGATCAATCGACAGTTCTTCCAATTGATGCAGGCGCACTTCTGGGAGGCCAATCCTGCGCCCATCAAGGCTGTGCTCTCCCTACTGGGGCGATGCGAAGATGTTTTGCGGCTGCCCATGGTGCCGGTTTCTGCAGCTACGCGTCGCAAGCTGGAGTGCATGGTGGGAGAGCTTGGCCTTCTGGTAGGTGTTCCGGGAACCGGCGAAGATCTGCGAATGTTCTAAAGCTTCATATCAATCAACATTTTAAGAAAAAGGTGACAAGTGAGTCTGGACGGAACGTTGCAGGAGCGGATTGAGCATTGGTTTGCGCAGGGTGCGGCTGCGGTAGGGAACAAAGAGGCTGAGGCCGCGTTTCTTGAGTTGCGGCGTGGACTCGAAGCGGGTGAATTGCGCTCAGCAGAGCCGGATGATTCGCCTTTAGGTTGGCGCGTCAATGCGTGGATCAAAAGAGGTATCCTCCTTGGTTTCCGACTGGGAGCGTTGGTGGAGATGGGGTCGACCGAGGGACTTTCTTTTGTGGACAAAGAGACCTATCCGGCGCGACGGTTTGCCGTGGAAGACGGGGTACGGGTGGTTCCGGGCGGCTCCAGTGTCAGAGCGGGAGCCTTTGTTTCTAAAGGGGTCGTCCTGATGCCCCCGGCTTACATCAATGTGGGAGCGTATGTAGATGAGGGGACGATGGTGGACTCTCATGCGCTGGTGGGGAGCTGCGCGCAGATTGGCAAGATGGTGCATCTGAGCGCGGCAGCGCAGATCGGCGGCGTGCTGGAGCCGGTGAACGCGAGCCCCGTCATTATTGAGGATGGTGTGCTAGTAGGCGGAAATACCGGGGTCTATGAGGGTACGGTCGTGCGGAAGCGTGCGGTTCTGGCGGCTGGCACGGTGTTGACGCGTGGAACTCCGGTCTACGATCTGGTGCGTGGAGAGGTGTATAAGGCGACCGCTGAGATGCCGCTGATTATCCCAGAAGGGGCGGTGGTGGTGCCGGGTTCGCGCGCTGTCAACAAAGGAAAAGGGCAGGAGTGGGGGTTGAGCATCTCTGCTCCAGTGATCGTCAAGTATCGTGATGAAAAGACCGAGCTCTCTCTGGTCTTAGAGGATATTTTGCGCTAATACCGAGGCTCGAAAATGCAGTTCGAGGTTGAATCTGTATGACCGGACGAATCATCCTCGCTGTGCTCTTTATGCTGAGCGGCATACTGCATTTCGTTCTGCCGCAGCCCTATCTTCGGATCATGCCGCCGTATCTGCCTTCGCCGTCGTTGCTCGTCGGCATCAGCGGGGTGGCGGAGATATTGGGTGGGATTGGGCTGCTGATTCCCCCGACCCGCCATCTGGCCGCCTGGGGGCTCGTGGCGCTGTTGATCGCTGTGCTGCCTGCCAACATCTATACGGCGACGGCTCATCTCGCGCTGCCCGGCCTGGCAGGCCAGAGCTGGGTTCAGTGGCTCAGAATTCCACTTCAGATTCCGCTTGTATATTGGGCGTGGCTCTATACGCGAGGCTAGATTGATATCTCTGCTGAAACCCATGTCCCAGAAGCGGGACATGGGGCACCCGGTTGAGTGTAAGCCGCGATGATTACAGGTGACGGGGACCGTAGTGGAGGTAGAAAACCACGGCTGAAGCTACGAGGCAATAGATCCCGAAGAGATACCAGCGGCCCTGTTCAAGCCAACTGCTGAGCCACTTCAAGGCAACCAGGCCGGCGAGGAAGGCGAAGACCATTCCCAGCAGGCTTGCGATCACGCTGCTGTGTAGATCGATGGGCCTTCCGCTGGCAGCGGCTTCGTGCGTCGCCTTCAATAGCCGCAGGGCTTCTTTGCCGATGGCGGCGGGAGTGAGGATGACGGCGAGGGCGAAGCTGAAGCGCTCGGCCCGGTCCTTGCTGGCTCCCGTCAACATGCCGGTGGAGATGGTCGCGCCCGAGCGGGAGAAACCGCGAAAGGGCAGGCAGAGGCCCTGTACAGCACCGATCCAGCCTGCCTGTCGCATAGTGACGCTGTCGCCGTAGACCTGTTCGTGCGCGCCCATGCGCCGCTTTTCAATCAGTCCGGCGATAAGGATGAGGATGCCGGCTGCGGCAAGCGCGGGAGCGACCAGATCGAGCCGCCCGAAGAGAGATTCGATCTCGCCCTTACTCGCCCCGGCAAAGGCGGTCTTCTCGATGACTTTGATGATGGGATAGCCGATGATGGCGGTCAGGATCGAGGCCCAGATGGCACGGATGGCGAAGCGCTTGAAGGCGTCGGAGCTGGAGAAGTAGGTCCGCTTCCACTGGCTCCAGAAGTAGACGATCACGGCGAACATGGTGCCGGTGTGCAGCATGACCAACAGCAGCGTCATGGGCGGCGAGGAGGGGTCGAGGCCCAGCAGCTTCTCCGCGACGACGACGTGGGCGGAGCTGGAGACGGGTAGAAGCTCGGCGAGACCCTGCACTATGGCAAGAATGATCACTTGAAAAATTGGCATAGATCCATCCTAAATGGCGTCTCGATGATAAAGCAGCGAGTGCCTACGAGAGCATCTTTTCGAACACTGCCCAGGTTTTAATCCGCTCGAAACCTTCGCGCAGATAGAATCGGTGCGCTCCCTCGCGAGCGATGCGGGAGGTGACGCGAATCTTCGTGACTCCCTGTTCCCTGCCCCATGACTCGACCTCGGCGCAGAGCCGTTTGCCAATGCCGAGGCTCCGATGGGCTTCGCTGACGACGAGCCCGGTGATGAGTGCGAACGAGCACGATTGGAGTTCATGCATAAGGGTCACTTCGATCCAGCCGGCGATCTCGGTGTTGCCGGCAATCTTCAGGCAGGCAACAAATGCTGCATGACTGCCGATGTGTGAGGACAGTTGTACGATGCGTTGCGAGATTGCTTCGCTGGATACGTCATAGCCAAGCTGCGCGCTTAGCTCTGATATCGCTTGAGCGTCTTCGAGCAAGACGGGACGCACGATCAGAGAGGGACTACGAGGAGTCGCATCAGGACGGTCAGTCAAAGAATCGCTCATTATTCCATGTTTACATAGCTAAATAGCAGTTAGGAAGCGCTGTGGCCCGTGCACTGCAAGACGCCCAGATAGGCACTCCATGGACCAACTGCGTCACGATATTGGTGGGCCATCACGCGGGAGAGTTGGTGGAGATGGGTGAGATCGTGAACGGCCCAGGTCGACAAAAGCTCTGAGAGTGTCACCGGGCCAAAGGCCGGATGCCTTCCTCTGCGCGCCAGGTCTTCGGGCTGCAAATTCAGGGCATCGAGCGAAGCCAGATTTTCCTTCCGCAGACGGGCAAAATCGTCGAGCAACTGTTCGAGCGACTTGCCCTGGCTGGCCTTCAACTGCGCAAAGCGGTCAAGGGGATCGAATGGCCGGGCTTCGCCGCTCTCCAGCGTGATACGCACTCTGATCATCCAGTCAGTGCGCTCGACGAAGGCCAGATGGCCCACGATATCGAACGCACTCCAGGTCCCTTCTCCTTCGTTACGGCGCACCCAGATATCGGGGAGCTCTCGCAACAACGCATCGAGCACGGCGGGAGTGCGTGTGAGGACCGCGATGGTCTCGGGCAGGTTGCATTTGTTCTGGTTTGCCATGGCTCCATAGATACATGGGTTGCACTTTGAACTCAAGCGGCGATGCTCAATCGCGGTCGTCGCCGAAGATGGGGATCTGTTGCTGCACCTTGTAAGCGATAGCTGCGGCGCGGGCGGCATAGTCCGATTGCGGATACTTCTCTTTGAGTTCCTGAGCTATGGCGATGGCCCGCTGCCCGGCATCCTGCGAGTGCTTGCGGTCGTCCTGCACGGTATACATGGTGCTGGCTACGCCTTGACGGTAGGTCGCGTTGTAGAGAGCTTCTGCCGCTTTGGGGCCGTCGGGGTATCGCTGCGCGTATTTTTCGTAGAGGCCAGACTCCATCTCAGGACACTTGGGAAGACCCTGCCAGTCGCCGCAGAGCTTGTTGTCGAGCAGATCGTAGGCAGCGAGGGCAGCGTATTTGGTGTCGGGATACATCTTCATGACCTTCTTCATCTCGCCATCGTAGAGCTGGGGTCGAAGATAGGCCTCCTGCTCCTTGGCGCTGGGAAGGGTGCTGATGTCCACCTTCTCTAACTGCCAGCGAATATCTGCGGCTCGCCATGCGGCCGCCGGAGCAAAGGAGGACTGGGGAAAATAATCGGCAGCACGTTCGTAGAGGAGATGCGCCGCCTGCGCGGCTCCTTTCGGTGCATGAGCTTCAGCCGCTTCGGCCTCGAAGTTCGCCGCAGCACCATAGAGAATGGCGTCGCCGCCGGGAGTCGATGGAGTAACGACGCCCTTATCGCGAATCCAGCCTGAGGCCGGAGTAACAGTATCGTTGTCATCGGTGAATTCAGGCTTGTTCTCGTCGCTGGTGTCTTCGACATCGGTGTTGGCGAAGACCTGGATCCACGGGCCATTGCGCTGAACGATAACGACCTCGTGGCCGGGAGTAACGGTGGAGAGCTTCTGGGCGTCGGCATCGGCGGTGACATAGACGTTGGCCAGATGCAGCACAGTGGCGCGGGCGGCGCGATCATAACCGGACTTGTCCTTGGGCTTCTGCGCTGCCGCAATTCCGGCGGCAAACAACAGGGTTGCCGATACCGAGAGTATCAATCGTGACCGAAGAGTTCGCTGAAGCAGGAGAGCACGCATAGACGATTATTAGACGCTCCATTCAAGATTGGGGAGAGCCCGTACGCAATGATAGCGGCTAACGAAAGGAAATGCGGTTCAGGCGGTCACTGATTCGCGGGCAACGTGGACCCGGTCGCGACCAGCGTGTTTAGCATCGTACAACGCACGGTCAGCCAGACGAACAAGATCGGTCGCATCCTGGGCAGGAGCGGGATACATCGCGACGCCAATGGACACCGAAATCTGGCGCAGGGTCTCTCCCTTGGACCGTACGCGCAGCTTGCCGACGGCCTGCCGGATCAGCTCCGCGCGCTCGACGGCAGTCTCCTCGTTGGTCTCGGGAAGGATAATGATGAACTCCTCGCCTCCATAGCGGCAGACGACATCTTCGCTGCGTACCGACTGTCGGAAACACTCGGCGACCTCGCGGAGAACGGTATCGCCCGCCTCGTGGCCGAAGGTGTCGTTAAAGGCCTTGAAGTGATCCACGTCGAGCATAAGGACAGCCAGAGGAGTCGTGCTGCGGAGAGCGCGATGTACCTCGCGCTCAAGAGCGATTGCCATGAAGTGGCGATTGAACAGCCGTGTAAGGCCATCGCGAATGGATTGATTTTCAAGCTTCGCCCGCAGATTGAGACCTGCGATGGTCATCGCTGCCAGTTCTACTGTCTCGCTGATCTGAAGAATACGGCTACGTGCGAGGTCTGCGATCTCCTGTGCGGGAAAGGTGAGATAGACGAAGCCAAGTGTCTCACCCTGTGCGGCTAAGGGGATGCAGACATAGTTCTCGGGTGGTTCGCCGGCGAAGTGACTACAGTTGATCGCGGAGTGACCGGGAGAACGCCAGCGCAGATGCCCGGCCCGCAAGCCGCAACAGGCATCGGAAGCGAAGCCGTCGGCCAGCGAGATGGGATTGTTCCACGAAGCTGCGATCTCCAACATGCTGCGCGAATTGTTCGTGATCAGGGTTGCACCGCTGCTTCCGGGGACAAGCGCCTGCAGGTGACGGCAGGTGCAGGCCTGGGCCTCGGCTGCAGTAACGCACAGGTGCAACTCGTCGCGCGTAGCTTTCAGAAGAGCGGCCTCGCCTCCACGGCGCTCGAGCGCCTCGATGGTGGCTTCGAGGTGATCGTTGGCGACGGACAACTGCTTCTCAAACGACCGGCGGCGCAGAGCATCTCGAATGAGAAACCAAAAAAGGACAACCAGCACTACCAGTAAGAGGCCAAGGTAACCGGCGCCCGCAAGCAGGCTTCGAACGCTGCTGTCCTGCGATTCGTTGGAGCGCTCTTTCAATAATCCGCGCTCCTCCTGCTGAATCACATCGAGGACGTGGTGGCAGGCCAGAATCTCCTGATCGGGAACCGTCTTCGATTGCCGGGCAGTCTCCACCGCATGAGTTAGCACGACGACCGAGGTTTCCAACTCGTCTGCGTGATGCCGTTGGGAGGCATTGTCCTGAAAGAGATTTTGCAGGGTGACGACACCGTTCTGGATAGCTGATAGAGAGGATTCCGCAGTACGCAGATAATTTATATCTCCGGTCGCCTGAAACAGTTGCATGCTGGAGCTGAGCCGATCAAGCCGCTGCGATTCCATCTGGATATTGCTGAGAACGGTTTGAGAGTGATCCAGCCAGTTACGAATCTCGATCAGGTGCCGCGTGTTCGAGTAGACGATCAGCCCCCCGCCTACTGTAAAGATGAACGCTCCAATGGCGGACAGGAGCAGCAGAGGGATCACCTTACTGGGCTTAAGAGGAGCGTGTCGAGAGGAGAAAAGTTCAGTCAATTTTATGTCCCTGACACGTATCTTCAACGTGATTCTCACCTAGCGTATCGCGAATATAGCCAGAACAGGCTGATACGAAAGCGGTAGTGCTACCCGGAGATTACACCCGTCACGACTTTTAATGTCGATCCAACGCCTTTCGCAGCTCCGGCTCCAGGTTTCCTCCGCTCAAAATGACGGCAACTTTGCGCACACGGGGGAGCTCGTCAGCATGGTACAAGGCTGCGGCAAGAGCCACCGCACCGCTGGGTTCGGGAACCAGCTTGGTAACCGACAACAGAGTTCGCATGGCCGACAAAATCTCGTCCTCTGTTACGGCGACGATTCCGTCCACATAGGCCAGGACGTGCTCGAAGTTGAGCGCGCCAAGGCTCTGGGTGCGGAGGCCGTCTCCGATGGTCCGGGTCGTCTTCTCTGCGGGCCACTTGATCAATTGCCTGGCCTCGAAGCTCTCCTTCGCATCTGCCGCCAGCTCCGGCTCTGCGCCCCAGACTTGCACGGCCGACGTGGTCAGTTTTACGGCTGCCCCGGTTCCGCTCAAAAGGCCACCTCCACTTACCGGTGCAACGATCAGATCAACGCTGGGCAACTGCTCCAAAATCTCCATCGCACAGGTTGCCTGTCCGGCGATGATGGCGGCATGGTCGTAGGGTGGAATGACGGCATAACCAAACTGCGCAGCAAGCTCTTCGGCTTTGGCTTGTCGCTCGGAAGATGATGGCCCCACGGTAACGATCTCGGCGCCAAGAGCTTTTGTTGCCGCCTTCTTGATCTCCGGGGTGTTGTCGGGCATGACGATGACGGCCTTTGCGCCGAGTGCTCGCGCGGCGTAGGCGACGCCCTGGGCATGATTGCCGCTGGAGTAGGTGATTACCCCGCGTTCCAATGCCTCGGGCGACAATTGCGCCACCATGTTGTACGCTCCGCGAAGCTTAAAGCTGCCGATGGGCTGCTCACTCTCCGCCTTGATATAGATGTCGAAGTCCGGCTCGGGAAGTTTTGCCATTCTCAGACGAGCACGCTCCAGCCGGTAGAGTGGAGTTCGCACCGCCACTCCCGTGAGCCTCTGCTTCGCTGCGCGAATCTCATCGAGCGTTACCAGGTCACTCATCTCTCATCCTTGGTCTTCGGTCTTCAAAAAATCCGGCCCAGCCCGAAGTACCACTTATAGTGTCCGCTACCGCCGATGCTGCCGCCACCATAGACAGGCCCGATCAGCGTCTTCATCACCACGATGGCGGTTCCATCGTTAGGCACGTCCGGCGTGCCCGAGTTGCCGCCGTTAATCTTGCCTATCTCGTAGAAGCCACCTGCATAAATTGCGTCGCCGAAGATGGGGTTCAGATGCGACAGCCGAACCAGGTAGCCCGCCTGTCCGAGAAAATAGTCCTCACCCAGCAGCTCACCGCGGTCGTAGGCAGTCAAGCGCAGAGGACCGCCCAACGAAAATCCAGCAAGTCCAAGATTCGTTGCGCCGAAACTTGTGCCTCCGCTCGCGGTACCAAAGATAATGCCGCGTTTGCCTGATGGGATAAAGTGCTCCGTCGTTACATTCAACTGCGAGAGCCCATCGCTTGAATTGGGCCTTTGGGTGTAATAGCTGAAGTTCGAACGTATCTCAGAGCCCCTGGACGGCAGCATCACCTCATCCTGCCCCAGATATTGAAACCGTACCGACGTGACCAGAGGGGTAAGGCTGAACTCCTGCCCGATCGGATTTCCGACGATGCGGCGCTCGCCGAACCACTGATAGTCTTCGCCTGCGCGCAGCTCAGTCCTTGCATTGAACTGGTAGCCCACGTCGACGCCCAGCCCATTTCTACGCTGCTTGAACTGCGCCAACTGAGCGCTGCCTGAGTAGTAGCCGGTCTCCGAATGCGTCACATAAGCGTGCGGGGCAACGAACCATCGCGAGGTCAGCGTCAGCGACTTGTAAAGCTCCGCGTCGAAACCCGCAACCTGCCCGACCATGCCATCGATCCGCAGCTCCGAACGCGGACCGGCAACATCCAGAAATGTGGCCCTTGCGCCGAACCCAAGCTGAATGTCATTTGAGTCGTTAGACAAAAGGGTCAATCCCAGATTCAGAAACGGCGGAGCGTAGTCCTTCGATCGGGGTCGAATCAACAATCCTGGCTTGCCGTTCTCGTCGATCAGGTTGTAATTGATGATCGAGTAGGTTCCAGTGCCCTCGAGGTCAGAGATCGTCTGCTCAATCGCCGTTGTATCGACAGGCTTACCAACAAACTTTTTAAACGAAGCGGCAACTTCCGACTGCGCCGCGCCTTTCAGTCCATAAACGTCCACAAACTGAGGCACGGGAACCTCCGTGCGCCGCCGCTCATTGCGGTTCGCTAAATACGTCTTCCAGTCCGCATCGTCGAGAGCATATTTTTCGAGCGCCGCAGCCTGCGTTTCTGCGGCCTCTTTGCCCAGAGGAATAATCACGGAACTCTTATCGAAATCAGTTGCGCTGAACTTGCTGACGTCAGCCCTGATCAGCACCGTAGCATTCTTCATGCTGGCCTGTTCATTCGCCGCCACCATGATCGACACATTTCTGCCGGCGACGGCCAGCGGGGAGCTTAGGCTCTCCGGCTTAATCGGCCCAGTGTCCAGATACACCGCAATCACAATGTCCGCGCCCATGGCACGCGCCACGTCTACGGGAAGATTATCGACTGCCGCACCATCGGAGTAGATTTCATCGCCATGCTGTACGGGTGCGAACATGCCGGGAATCGACATCGTCGCACGCATGGCCTGCGCCAGCGAGCCGTCATCGAAGACATGTTTCTTGCCAGTCACAATCTCGGTGGCTACGCAGCGGAATGGGATAGGAAGATCGTCAAAGCTCTTTAGATCGTAGTAGGGCATCAGGGTACGGTCGAAGAGCAGACCTACCGCTGCGCCAGAGTTCAACCCCCTTGGCACGCTGATTCCATGCTTCAGCCCAAACTCCAATCGATTGGGGTATGCGAGCCTGTCTTCTTTCCTGCGATAGCTCAACGCCTGAAACGGAACCTGGCCGCTCAACACGCCGGGCCAGTGAATCCGTCCGACGAACGACTTGATGTCGTCGGGGCTGTTGCCCGCGGCATAGAGGCCGCCAACGAGGCCGCCCATACTGGTCCCGGCCACATAATCTACCGGAATGTGATGCGCCTCCAACCACTCGATTGCGCCGATGTGCGCGAAGCCCAGCGCCCCGCCGCCCTCAAGCACCAGCCCAATGGTTGGCCGTTTCGGGGGAATAATCTTCGGCTTCTGTGCCGCCATGACCGATAGCCCCGGCAGAAGAGCCATGCAGCCTAACCCAAGAAGAATTCTTCGAGAAAAAGCGCTCTTAGCAAAAGAGATCATCTGCACATAAATCTATCAGCAACCCCTCTTCGACGGGCGATCGCAGGTACCTTCAGCGATTACACCGCAGTTACACTTTGGTTGCTTCAGAGGAAGCGACCGATGTTCCCCTTCCTTCGTAACGTATGATCCCTTTGATACAGAGGGGCAGGACAGATGTGCTTTTCAGCCACTGCAAACTTCACGGGGAGCGCCATTCTGGGAGCAATCGGAGTCGCTACCCTGGCCGAGGTGAAACACCGGCGCGCGTTCATGTTTGCAGCCATGCCTTTGTTGTTTGCCGCGCATCAGTTCATCGAAGGATTCGTGTGGCTTGGCCTGGATAACATTCTGCCGTCGTACGTCGCTCACGATGCCGGGGCTGCCTTTGTGCTGTACGCGCAGGGACTGTTGCCCTTTCTGCTGCCCTTGAGCGTGTACCTCATCGAGCCGACGCGCTACAGACAAAAGCGCATGCTCTGGTTCGTGCTGCTGGGTGGCTGCCTGGCGTTGTATATTCTGTGGGGACTTACTGCCTATCCCTTGCAGGTCTCCGCTCAAGGCCACAGCATCGTCTACTTCAATCCGGTGACGACAACGTCGGCAGTTGCCGTA
This genomic interval carries:
- a CDS encoding diguanylate cyclase; translated protein: MTELFSSRHAPLKPSKVIPLLLLSAIGAFIFTVGGGLIVYSNTRHLIEIRNWLDHSQTVLSNIQMESQRLDRLSSSMQLFQATGDINYLRTAESSLSAIQNGVVTLQNLFQDNASQRHHADELETSVVVLTHAVETARQSKTVPDQEILACHHVLDVIQQEERGLLKERSNESQDSSVRSLLAGAGYLGLLLVVLVVLFWFLIRDALRRRSFEKQLSVANDHLEATIEALERRGGEAALLKATRDELHLCVTAAEAQACTCRHLQALVPGSSGATLITNNSRSMLEIAASWNNPISLADGFASDACCGLRAGHLRWRSPGHSAINCSHFAGEPPENYVCIPLAAQGETLGFVYLTFPAQEIADLARSRILQISETVELAAMTIAGLNLRAKLENQSIRDGLTRLFNRHFMAIALEREVHRALRSTTPLAVLMLDVDHFKAFNDTFGHEAGDTVLREVAECFRQSVRSEDVVCRYGGEEFIIILPETNEETAVERAELIRQAVGKLRVRSKGETLRQISVSIGVAMYPAPAQDATDLVRLADRALYDAKHAGRDRVHVARESVTA
- a CDS encoding threonine/serine dehydratase; this encodes MSDLVTLDEIRAAKQRLTGVAVRTPLYRLERARLRMAKLPEPDFDIYIKAESEQPIGSFKLRGAYNMVAQLSPEALERGVITYSSGNHAQGVAYAARALGAKAVIVMPDNTPEIKKAATKALGAEIVTVGPSSSERQAKAEELAAQFGYAVIPPYDHAAIIAGQATCAMEILEQLPSVDLIVAPVSGGGLLSGTGAAVKLTTSAVQVWGAEPELAADAKESFEARQLIKWPAEKTTRTIGDGLRTQSLGALNFEHVLAYVDGIVAVTEDEILSAMRTLLSVTKLVPEPSGAVALAAALYHADELPRVRKVAVILSGGNLEPELRKALDRH
- a CDS encoding undecaprenyl-diphosphate phosphatase, giving the protein MPIFQVIILAIVQGLAELLPVSSSAHVVVAEKLLGLDPSSPPMTLLLVMLHTGTMFAVIVYFWSQWKRTYFSSSDAFKRFAIRAIWASILTAIIGYPIIKVIEKTAFAGASKGEIESLFGRLDLVAPALAAAGILILIAGLIEKRRMGAHEQVYGDSVTMRQAGWIGAVQGLCLPFRGFSRSGATISTGMLTGASKDRAERFSFALAVILTPAAIGKEALRLLKATHEAAASGRPIDLHSSVIASLLGMVFAFLAGLVALKWLSSWLEQGRWYLFGIYCLVASAVVFYLHYGPRHL
- a CDS encoding GNAT family N-acetyltransferase, with the protein product MTDRPDATPRSPSLIVRPVLLEDAQAISELSAQLGYDVSSEAISQRIVQLSSHIGSHAAFVACLKIAGNTEIAGWIEVTLMHELQSCSFALITGLVVSEAHRSLGIGKRLCAEVESWGREQGVTKIRVTSRIAREGAHRFYLREGFERIKTWAVFEKMLS
- a CDS encoding DinB family protein, giving the protein MANQNKCNLPETIAVLTRTPAVLDALLRELPDIWVRRNEGEGTWSAFDIVGHLAFVERTDWMIRVRITLESGEARPFDPLDRFAQLKASQGKSLEQLLDDFARLRKENLASLDALNLQPEDLARRGRHPAFGPVTLSELLSTWAVHDLTHLHQLSRVMAHQYRDAVGPWSAYLGVLQCTGHSAS